A portion of the Mytilus galloprovincialis chromosome 12, xbMytGall1.hap1.1, whole genome shotgun sequence genome contains these proteins:
- the LOC143054379 gene encoding uncharacterized protein LOC143054379 encodes MTEEKITRKLSIHMEQDVMDSDDKDDETSPIDDDIIHTVTKLLKFGKNGMNSPDHIEMSLCKILQAERNHWKDKTDAAMNEIDRQHRETLANQVSLQNLMDMLHFNKRKISHANLKIDNSITEENASVDDMLDTLKYRIINLKQMAGIIDEMDETEPQDKLLKYSDRDIEYLKNAIAKAHWEKESIQKQLTERVNEVKWLTSELDNVKMHMHKLQEVVKKYNEAHTGTNFHLNEVKSEVPKSPGRTIKHCTAPLSSRQRTYIEGDWLQGYPNPIDESSALKTRLQAHIYSNKNGNSKMGVAQCLRCQKLFKPKENSSKSCRYHPKGREITEQYDVNGKLVHVVYKWACCKKGLDSAGCIYGHHV; translated from the coding sequence ATGACCGAGGAGAAAATAACACGGAAGTTATCCATTCACATGGAGCAAGATGTTATGGACTCTGATGACAAGGATGACGAGACATCTCCAATAGATGACGATATCATTCACACTGTTACAAAATTACTGAAATTCGGCAAAAATGGCATGAATTCCCCCGACCATATAGAAATGTCTTTGTGTAAAATTCTTCAAGCTGAACGCAATCACTGGAAAGACAAAACAGACGCAGCAATGAATGAGATCGATCGTCAACACAGAGAAACGCTCGCCAATCAAGTCTCGTTACAAAATTTGATggatatgttacattttaataagCGAAAAATAAGTCACgctaatctaaaaatagacaacaGCATCACAGAAGAGAATGCATCTGTAGATGACATGCTGGATACACTGAAATACAGGATTATAAACCTAAAACAAATGGCGGGAATCATAGACGAAATGGATGAGACAGAACCACAAGATAAACTGCTTAAATATTCCGACAGAGATATTGAATATCTGAAAAATGCTATAGCCAAAGCTCACTGGGAGAAAGAATCAATTCAAAAACAACTAACGGAAAGAGTCAATGAGGTTAAATGGCTGACCTCCGAACTGGATAATGTTAAAATGCACATGCATAAATTACAAGAAGttgtaaaaaaatacaatgaaGCCCACACTGGGACAAACTTTCATTTAAATGAGGTAAAGAGTGAAGTTCCTAAGAGCCCTGGAAGAACAATTAAACACTGTACAGCGCCATTGAGCTCTCGGCAGAGAACTTATATTGAAGGCGATTGGTTGCAAGGATATCCAAATCCAATCGACGAATCATCAGCTCTAAAAACACGCCTACAAGCGCATATCTATTCAAATAAAAACGGAAATTCTAAAATGGGAGTAGCTCAGTGTTTGAGATGTCAGAAACTATTCAAACCAAAAGAAAATTCCAGCAAGTCTTGCCGCTATCACCCAAAAGGTCGGGAAATCACAGAACAATACGATGTAAATGGGAAACTTGTGCACGTTGTATATAAATGGGCTTGCTGTAAAAAAGGACTGGACTCAGCAGGCTGTATCTATGGTCACCATGTCTAA